The Novipirellula caenicola genome segment TAAACCATTTCCGCTTCGGTGTCTTTGATAAAGAACTCACCGTAGGGGCCGCTAATCGTCGCCTTGTCACCTGGTTTCAGGTTAAAGATGTAACTACTCATCTTGCCGGGCGGCGTGTTCTCAGGAGCACGTGGTGGCGGCGATGCGACACGCACGTTCAACATGATGATGCCTTTTTCGCCAGGGTAGTTGGCCATCGAATAGGCACGCACCACGGGCTCATCGACTTTCGAGACATAACGCCAAACGTTGAACTTGTCCCAATCCTCGTGGAACCGCTCGTCGATATCAAAATCTTTGTAGTTGACAACGTGAGGGGGACATTCGATTTGGATGTAGCCCCCGGCTTTGAAGTCAACCTCTTCACCGACAGGCAACTCGAGCACCAATTCTTTGATGAACGTTGCAACGTTGTTATTGCTGCGAACGGTGCATTCCCATTTCTTGGTTTCAAAGGCTTCCGCAGGAACCTCGACGACCATGTCCTGCTTGACCGCAACTTGGCAAGAGAGACGTTCGCCTTCGGCCGCTTCCTTTTTGTTGATGTGCCCTTTTTCGGTAGCCAAGATTTCTCCGCCACCCGATTCCACTTTGACTTTGCACTGGGCACAGGTTCCGCCGCCACCGCAGGCACTGGAAACGAACACCCCAGCGTCGGCGAGTGCTCCGAGCAGTTTTCCGCCCGCAGGAACCTCGATTTCTTTTTGGTGGTTGATGGTGATCTTGACCGGCCCCGAAGCGACCAAAACGCTCTTCGCGGCAAGAATGACCAAAACAAGTGCGATGACCACGACGGTAAACATCGCGACGCCAAGTAGGACGGTTTCCATAACTACAAAACTCGTCAGAAGTTCAATGATTTGATTTGAAAAACGCGAGTGACCCAACCGGGCCACCGCACCAAGCTCGCTACAGCTGAATACCGCTGAACGACATAAACGCAAGTGCCATCAATCCCACCGTAATGAACGTGATTCCCAAACCACGCAGCGGCGGAGGCACATCGCTGTACTTCATCTTTTCGCGGATCCCCGCTAGGGCTGCGATCGCAAGCGCCCAACCGACGCCGCAACCGACACCGAAGAAACACGATTCAACAAAATCGTACTTGCGTTGCTCCATGAACAACGAAGCACCGAGAATCGCACAGTTCACGGTGATCAGTGGCAAGAAGATCCCCAACGCGTTGTAAAGCGGTGGAAAGAACTTATCGAGCGTCATCTCGAGAATTTGCACCATTGCCGCGATCACACCGATGTAACTGATGAAACCGAGGAACGACAAATCCACCGTCGAGAAATCGACCGTCGATGTGCTGATGAAGTTGTTTGCCCACACCAGGGCACCTTTCTTCAGAAACCACGAGTAAATCAATTGGTTCGCAGGCACCGTGATCGCTTGGATCACGATTACTGCCACACCAAGCCCGAGCGCGGTTTTGACATTTTTGCTGATCGCCAAAAACGTACACATCCCCAAAAAGAAGGCGAGTGCAAGGTTCTCGACAAAGATCGATTTGATCAGAATGCTTAGGTAATGTTCCATTGAATTAAGCCTCTTCGATTTGTTCAGGCTTCCACGCACGAATGATCCAGATCAGGAAACCGATCAAGAAAAACGCACTGGGCGGTAAAAGCATCAAGTTGTTCGGGTTGTACCATCCGCCGTTGCGAGTCAATTGCATGATCTCGTAACCGAAAATGGAACCACTACCAAACAGCTCGCGGAAAAAGGCGACGAACAACAGGACCAAACCGTAACCGAGTCCATTGCCGAAGCCGTCGAGGAAACTGATGCCAGGACTGTTTTTCATCGCAAAACCTTCGGCACGTCCCATCACGATACAGTTGGTGATGATCAAACCGACGAAGACCGACAATTGTTTGCTGATGTCGAACAAGTATGCCTTCAGCACTTGGTCGACCACGATCACCAGCGACGCGATCACGGTCATCTGAACGATGATCCGGATGCTGCCAGGGATGTAGTGACGAATCGCGCTGACGGCGGTGTTACTAAACGCGGTGACCGCGATCACGGCGATCGCCATAACGACCGACGTTTCCATCTTGGTCGTTACCGCCAAGGCGCTACAAATCCCGAGGATCTGCAGCGCGATCGGGTTGTTGTCGAGCACGGGTCCGAACAGGACCTTGTTTACTCTTCCAGCTGCCATTTTATTCGTCTCCCTGTTTGGGTTCGCCGTCGCTTGGTTCCGGGCTCGTTTCTTCGCTGACCTCAGGTTTCTCTTCGGCAGCCGGTTTGTCCTCCGCCTTAGGGGCGTCTTCGGCCTTCGCTTTTTCCTCTACCTCAGGCTTGTCCTCGGCCGCAGGTTTGTCTTCGGCTTCGGGCTTTGCTTCCGCATCAGGTTTGTCTTCGGCCTGGGGCTTTTCCTCCGCAGCGGGTTTCTCGTCCGCCTTTGGCTTGGCTTCTTCAGCCGCCGCCTCTTCCTGCTTCGGTTCGTCCTTCATCTCAGCCTCGTCGGCCTTAGGCTCTTCAGCCTTCGGTTCTTCGACTTCGACGACCTCCTTCTTCGGCTCAGGCTTCTTGGGCTCGGGCTTCTTGGGTTCCGACTTCTTCGGCTCGGGCTTTTTCGGTTCTGGTTTCGCCACGACAGGCTTTTTCGCTTCCGGCTGTTCGACGGCCGGAGTTACGGTTTCGCCCTCTTGTGCAGCGATTTCCTTTTCCAATTGCTCCAGGAACGGGCCGTAACCTTCGTCGCTGGCCCAGTAGCGGATCAAATTAGTGACGCCACGGCTGGTGATCGTTGCTCCGGAGAGTCCATCGACCGCGTAGGGATTCCCGTCGGGTGCAGGCCCTTTGTAGACCTCGGCCTTGGGTTCACCGTTTTCGTCAAACAACTTTTGGCCGGGCCACTGAGCTTTCCAGCTTGGGTTGTCAACTTCGCCACCAAGCCCGGGGGTTTCCCCGTGCTCGTAAAATGTCAAACCTTGGATCGTTTGCAGATCGCTCTTCAAAGCCAAGTAGCCATACAGCGTCGACCACAATCCTTTGCCGTAAACCGGCAACACGACTTGACGAATCTTTTCTTCACCCGGTTTACGAACGAAGTAAACGCGTGCGACTTTCTCGCGACGTTGTTCGCCGAGGTCATATTTTGGATTTTCGATGCGGACGCTTTCGTCGTCTTTATCGATCGCTTCGCGTGGGTCGTACTGTTCGATGTCCAGTTCGGTGTTGTATTGGCCGGTTTCCAAATCGACCAACTTTTCACTCACACGACTGTACAAATCGGCAACCTGTTTGCGACTTAGCTCGCTGGCAGGCTTACCGAACTCGCCCATCGACAACCCAGCCGCATCGAGAATGTTCCGCTGGCGGTCCAGCTTCTTGTTCTCTTCCTGCAGCGGTCGCAATTGAACCGCAGCAAAGCTGACGGCCAACGAACAGACGACGCATAATACCGCGGCAACGCCGACGGTGTAGAAAACTGAATCACGTTGTTGCATAGCGTGCGAGCCTCCGTCGGACGTTAGCTTGAACCACAAAGTAATCGATCAACGGTGCAAACACGTTGCCGAACAAAATCGCCAGCATGATCCCTTCCGGGAACGCGGGGTTAATCACGCGGATCAGGACGGTCATAAAACCAATCAATCCGCCATAAATCCATTTGCCTTTTTGCGTCATCGAAGCGCTGACCGGGTCGGTCGCCATAAAGACCAATCCAAAGGCCAAGCCGCCGACGACAAGGTGCCAATAAAACGGCACAGCCATCATTGCGTTGGTTTGCGTTGCGACGCCATTTAACAGCGACGATGTCGCGATCACGCCGAGCACGACCGACAACATGATTCGCCAAGATCCGATACCGGCTGCGATCAAGATCGCCGCACCAACGATGCACAACAGCGTGCTGGTTTCACCGATGCAACCTTGAATCGTGCCTAGGAACGCGTCCATCCAAGTGATCGCCCCTTCTTCGTTCCAGCCGTATTGAATATGGCTTAGCGAAGCGATCGCAGGATTCGAGATCGCGACCCCAGCTTCCGCAGCCGCTTCGGCGTTCGGCGCGGCATTGGCGTTGGCCATTTGCCCCAGTGCCGTTGCACCGCTGAATCCATCGACCGCAGTCCAAACCTTGTCGCCGCTGATTTCCCCCGCATACGCGAAGTACAAAAAGGCGCGACTGGTCAAAGCAATGTTCAAAAAGTTTCGTCCCGTTCCGCCGAACACTTCCTTGGCCACGATCACGCCAAAGGCAATGCCCAACGCAACTTGCCATAACGGAATGGTCGGAGGCAGCGTCAGCGGGAACAGCAATCCGGTGACCAGGAATCCTTCGTTGATCTCGTGACCACGAAGCACACTGAACACCATTTCGATGTGACCACCGACAAACATACAGACGATGTAAATCGGCAGAAAGAAAATCGCTCCCAGGACAAAATTGTCCGCATGGTTTGAGGAATCGTTTTCGAAACCGATTGCGTGATGAATCGTGTAATGCCAATCGCCCGAATGGTCGATCCCCGCGGCGGCCATCGCTTCGATGGCCGTGTTGGCTTGGTACCCGACGTTCCACATCCCAAACAAGGTCACCGGCACCAACGCCATCACAACCGTGATCATCATCCGTTTCAGGTCGATGGCATCACGGACATGGGTTTGGCCCTTGGCGACTTCACCGGGCGTGTACAGAAACGTGTCTAACGCTTCGTAGACTGGATACGCAATCTCCAATGCTCCACCCTTGGCAAACAAGGGGTGGACTTTGTCAAGCGCGTCTCGGAGTGCTTTCATAAGTGTGTTCCCACGGTTGGGATGAAATTTCAATGAACGGGGGTCAATAGGGTTGGCGGCACTGGGACGTTGTCATTGCCTTAACACTCGCGGATTCGCGAAGGGCAAAACGCCTCAGCAATCGGACTAACCTTCTCGCTCGATCGTCGACAAGCTTTCTCGCAGCAGCGAACTGTATTCGTACTTGCCAGGGCAAACAAAGGTGCACAGAGCCAAATCTTCCTCTTCAAGCTCTAGAGCTCCCAATTGCTGGGCCTCGTCGGTATCGCGGTAAATCAGTGAACGCAGCAATTGCGTTGGCAAAATGTCCAGCGGCATCACTTGCTCGTAGGTGCCCAGTGGCACCATCGCTCGCTCGCTGCCGTGTGTGGTGGTGGTCATGGCAAATTTCTTACCCGGCATTCCCGCCGACGCGTAAACACGCGACACCGAGAACTTATCAAACCCGGGACCTTGCCAGCCCAGGAATTCTCGTTCGTTGCCTTCGGCCAACACCGAAACTTGATTGTGATAACGCCCCAAGAAACGGAACCGTCCAGCGGCGGTTCGGCCGTTGAGCACCGATCCGGAAACAACACGCTGCTGGACGCCGGTTTGCGTCTCGCCATCGACCAATTCGGCAAGATCGGCACCCAAACGGGTCTCGAGCAAGCGGGGTTGATTGACCAGAGGACCGCCAAGCGAAATCACACGCTGCGTGTCCAAGGTTCCGGTTTGCAACAGCGAACCGATCGCACACACGTCTTGGTAATTGATGTACCAAACCGTCTTCGTCGGACCAACCGGATCTAGGAAATGAATATGAGTACCGACCAAACCGGCAGGATGTGGACCGGCAAAACTTTCGATCTGCACGCCGTTTGTCGAAGCGCCAGGGATCTGAGCCCCTTCGCTCTTGCAAACAAACACCTTGCCATCGGTCAACTGTTTGATCGCAACCAAACCGAGCGAAAACTGCTCTTTGCGATTCGCCATCGCCACCACGGGATCCGCCGCCAATGGATTGGTATCGATCGCTTGGACAAAAATCGAGTGGGGCTTGGTACCCGGAACTGGCACCTTGCCGAAGGGTCGCGTGCGAAACGCGGTCCACAGCCCACTAGCAATCAGATGCTTTTCCACGCCGTCACGGCCCAACGCCAGCGGGTCCGAACCACGAACCCCTTCGTATTCGACGCGGTCGTCGCCGTCGACTTCGATCACGAGCGATTCGAATTTCCGTTTGGCGCCGCGGTTGACCTCAACCACCTTTCCCGATGCCGGAGCGACAAACAACACGCCAGGCGTCTTTTTGTCCTCGAAAACGGGCTGGCCTTGACGAACCGTGTCACCTTCGCCAACCAACATGGTGGGCTTCATCCCCACGTAGTCGTCACCGATGAGCGCAACGTGGCGAACGTGCTTGGCAACGGCGATGCGTTGCTCCGGAGCGCCCGTGATGGGCAGATCCAAACCTTGTTTGATCGTTGTCATTGTTGTGAAAGTGCCGAAGACGAATGACGAACCAGCCTCGTGCGACAGACCCACCTAACATGACGATTCACTGGCAAACGGGCCGATCACACCCCTCAACCGAGGCGACCAGCGACCATCTGCGGTACAGATCCCGTCAACGTGCTCTGGAAAATACGGTGAACCAACGAGCGACCACCCACCTTGTGAAATTTTTCACAAAGTAGACTCGAGACAATGCCCACCTCAGGAACCAGGTTCGTCAGCGGGCGTGATCGGTGCGGAGCGTCGTGCTTCAGCGTCCATTCGAGCAGGCAGACCTGCCAATTTGGTTGGCAGAACTTTTGCGGCGTTAAATATGGCACAGCGAGCGAAAACTGGCAACTGCATACTTTCGAGATGCTGCGAGAAGTATGACGCACAACCACAAAGTGACTTGCGTTTCCCATAGACGCCCGCAAGGGGACAATCCTCGGTGCCAAAAAACTTACGCCTCGACGCGACACCCTATTATCGGGTTACATAGAGGACAAGAGCTCGATTGCGCAACGCACGGAACCTTTCATTGGCGTCTCTGAACGTCCTTGACCGTCGTTTTTTCTCAGGCGGGCGTGTTTATTTACTCAACGGTCGCGAGCGCTTCGCACGGACTCTCCCTTCAATCTACAAAACTGATTCAAACATGACATCTGCGTCACTCGACCAAACCGACAACGCACTATCGTCTGCCTCTCCATCCGATAGCACGAAAACGAATCCCTTGCGACGAAACGACATTCGCAACGTAGTGATCATCGCTCACGTTGACCACGGCAAAACAACTCTGGTTGACTGTCTGCTGCGACAAAGCGGTCAATACCGCGACACCGAACTGAAGGGCGAGCGGATCCTCGATTCGAACGACCTCGAACGTGAACGCGGTATCACGATCCTTTCCAAAAACATTGCGATCCACTACCGCGGCGTGAAGATCAACCTGATCGACACCCCAGGTCACGCGGACTTTGGTGGCGAAGTCGAACGTGTGGTCAAAATGGCCGACGGAGCACTCGTGTTGGTCGATGCGGCCGAAGGGCCGATGCCACAAACCCGCTTTGTCCTGGAAAAGGCGTTGCAAGCCGGAGTTCGCCCGATCGTGGTGGTGAACAAGGTTGACCGCCCCGATGGACGACCTCACGAAGCGCTGGACGAAGCACTTGAATTGCTAGCCGAACTCGGCGGCGAAGAGCAGCTCGACAACGCGTCGTACGTCTACGCTAGCTCGAAAGAGGGCTATGCGACGCACGACCCCAAGACGGCCACCAAGGACATGCGTCCGCTGCTCGACTTGCTGGTCGATTCGCTGCCTGGCCCCGAAGTCGAAAACGAAGCCCCTCTTCAGATGATGGTCACGACGCTTGATTGGAGCGAGTACGTTGGCCGGATCGCGGTCGGCCGAATCAGCGCCGGAAAAATCGAAGCGGGACAAACGATCGACCTGCACCAAAAAGGCGGGGTGAGCAAGCAGAAGGTCGGCGGTCTATTCGTCTTTGACAAACTTGGTCGTGCTCCAGCGGAATCGGTCGAAGCAGGTGATATCGTCGCGATCGAAGGACTCGGCTCGATCGAAATTGGCGACACGATCTCGGACGTCGATGCAAACAACCCACTGCCACGCTTGACCGTCGACGAACCGACGCTGGAAATGGTATTCAGTGTGAATTCGTCGCCGATGGTGGGTCGCGAAGGCAAGTACGTGACCACGCGACAACTAAAAGCGCGGCTTGAAAAAGAACTCGAGCGCAACGTGGCGCTTCGCGTCGAGATGGTCGAGGGCACCGAGGCCTATGCCGTCAAAGGCCGTGGCGTTTTGCACTTGGCTGTTTTGATCGAAACGATGCGTCGCGAAGGCTTCGAATTAAGCGTCGGCAAGCCCCGCGTGATTTTCAAAGAGATCAACGGCAAGAAACACGAACCGTTTGAAACGCTGCGTGTGGAAGTCCCGACCGATGCGATGGGCCCGGTGATGGAATTGGTGGGCAACCGCCGCGGCACGCTCGAAGAACTCGCCCAACGCGGCGAATACAGCCTGCTTCGCTTTTTGATCCCATCGCGTGGTTTGATTGGATTGCGTACGCGATTGCTCAACGCGACTCGCGGAACCGCGATCATCCACCATCGCTTTGAAAGCTATCGCCCGGTCGAAGGCGATGTGCCCAAGCGTGCCAATGGTGTCTTGGTTTCGATGACAAGCGGTAAAACGATGCCTCACGCGATGTTCATGCTGCAAGACCGCAGCGAATTGATCGTACCGGCGGGCGTCGAGGTTTACGAAGGGATGATTGTTGGCGAAAACGCTCGCGAAAACGACATGATCGTCAATCCATGCCGCGAAAAGAAATTGACCAACGTCCGCGCCTCGGGCAGCGATGACAACGTGATCCTCAAGCCGTCACGAACGCTGTCACTCGAAGCCGCTTTGGAATACATCGAAGAAGACGAATTGGTCGAAGTGACGCCAGAGAACATTCGCTTGCGAAAGATCCTGTTGACCGAATCGGCACGTCGCCGCCAAGGCCGTAGCGGCTAAGCGATAACGCGACCGCCGCCCTGTAATCGGCGATTTAGCGTTCGGCGCCCCAACGAACGGAAGCCGGCAACGGCTTGTTGATCTAGTGAAGCTTCCTGAGACAAGGGGTGTATGATGGCCTAGTCCGTCAATGGCGCATTCGACGGACTAGGAAGTCCATCGTACGACTAAATCAACAAGCCGTAGATAAGTTTCGCTACGAGTGCTTCCCTTGGTCGCATCGCAAAGGAACTTGGTGAAACAGATTGGGCATCGACCAAGGCTGCTTCGCTAGGCTGCTAATACGGTTTCTCGAATGACTCGGGCAGTGATTCGATCTGCATGAATCGAATCACGGCGGTGATTCGTGGTCGAGGCGTTTGATTCTGGTTGGACCGATGAATCAAGTGACGGTTGAACATCACCACCGAACCAGGATCGGCTTCGAAGACAACTTCCTCGAATGCCTCTTCGTATTCTTGGATCCCCTTGGGCACCAGCGTGGTCGCCCCATTCTCGTGCTCTTTGACTTTGTCAAACGGCAACTTGCCCATCACGTGACTTCCACGCAGCACACTCATCGAACCATTTTCGCGAGTGGCGCGTTCAAAGATCGGCAAACAGAAATTGACGCCATCGCCGTCAAACACGTCATACGTGCTTTCTTGATGCCATCCCCACGTCAACCGGTTTGAGTTGGGGATGCAGAAAATGATATGCGAATCGACGTCGATCAAGACTCCCGAATCCTTGGACGTCACTTGCTCGACGAGCCCTCGACACTGCTCTCGTAGCCGATTCATCGCAGCGGTTTGATGGCTAACGCGATAGACATTGTAAAGTGCCTGATCGTTTTCCTGGTTCAACCGAACACAGGCATCCAGTGATGATTCATCGGGCAGCGAGTACTGGGCGACCATCTTGGTGATCACGTCTCGCATCTCTGCGATCGCGGATGCGTCGATCACATTTTCTAACACCACAAAACCGTGGTGCTCGTACTCCCATTGCTGGTCGATCGACAGTTTGAGCCGACCGCCGGAGGCCTCGGTTCCTGCGTGGCCCACCTGAGGTGCAATCGCGTTTGCTTGTCTGTTCACTGAGCAACATCCTTTCGCTAAGAGCGTTCTGGAGTAAACCGTGCCCCGACTAATGGTGAATTAAACAAGTTCACGACGTCGATTGAAAGTGTTTTCTCAAGATTTCACAAAAAACCTCGAGTTCATTAGTGAACACAATTCAACACGAATGACCGACACTCGAATCGGTATCGACGGAATCAACTCTCCTCACGAATGCTCAAGCAGCGTTGGCTGGCGACGATAATGTGATCCAACACAATGATTCCGAGCAATTTGCCCGCGTCGGTCAATCGCCCGGTCACTTGAATGTCTTCACGACTCGGTGTCGGATCGCCGCTGGGATGATTATGCACGAGCAAGATCGCGGAAGCAGCGTCACGAATGGCGGGACGAAACACTTCACGCGGATGCACCAAACTGGCATCGAGCGTACCGATCGTGATTTGATGCGTACGAATCGGCTTGTGCTTCGTATCAAGTGTGACAATATGGAACTCTTCCTGCACCGCGTCGCTTGCTAAGCGTGCGAATTCGTTGGCACAGTACTGGATCGCCGACTCGGTGCTGGTGATTTTGGTTTCGTCTTGGCGATGGCTTGCTTGCGCCGCCGCGACGCGACGCCCCAATTCGATCCCCGCCATGATCTGCGCATAACTCACTCGGTTGATCGTCGGGCTGATTTCACGAAGCTCTTCACGATCGGTTCGCGGCAGCTTTTCCAACTGCATCGCAAAACGATTACCAAGCAAATTGCCGCCTGCGATCGCCGACTGTTTCGGCACTCCGACACGAATCAGAATTGCCAACAAGTCACCATTGCTGAGTGAGGCGGCTCCGTTGCGAAGCAATTTTTCGCGAGGCCGTTCCTGTTCCGGAGTCTCTCTGACTTGCAGTCCATGAATTTGTTGGTCAATCCATTTCTCTGGCTGAAACCGCTCCGGTTCACACCATCGAAAACGATGCTGGTCATCCACGACCACACGCTGCAAGATGCCCTCGCGAACCAGCGTTTTAATCGTGGTGGTGACGTAACCCGGTTTAGCCGGTTCACACACTGACTTTGCCTGCTCTGCCGAAAACTCGTCAAGCTCCGTTAGCGGCTTGATGACTTGTGCCAAGCGTTTGCGTCGATCGGTGGACATCGGATCAACCTCGCGGACGGTCGCAGGAAAAACTTGATCCTTATCCTAGCACGCTGATTCGATGCAGTGGAAAACATCGGGGACACTTTTTGCGAACAAATCGGGCTGGTTTCTGAAGCCGCATCGGGAAGCCAGAAAACCAATCGCACGGCTTGGGCGAGCGCGCAGGTCACTCGCGAAAGTCGTAACGCTTTTGCTCGGCGTGCATCACGGTCGAGAGGAAATTTTTCAACTTCGGTCGCGTGTGGGCATTCATGCGAACGCTCTTGGAACCATCGGCGGCGGCAATCCAGCCGCTGGCTAAGTCCAAGTCCAACTCGACCTTCTCGAATCGTTTTCCGTTGGGATCGGTCAAGCGAAAGCGAATCCGCTCACGATTTTCGGCATCGGCGATCCGCTCGGACAGCGGCACATTTCCCTGGGTATCCCATTCGTAGTTGCGTTCTTCCAGCAACGCTTGACGCAGCAGCCCCAGTCCCGGCATTGCCGTCAAATTGATGGGATCTTTTTGTTCGCCATCGATCGGGATGATCTCGAACCGTTCACCGAGCTGCAGTGCGACAATCGTCTCTTGACCCCAGAATTCGGTGCTCTTTTCGATCTTGGTCCGCCGCCCGGTGATACTAAAGTAGGCACCAACGGCCGCCAAAACGAGCACCGCGATGCCAATCAGCAAGCCTCGCCCCGTGATGCGAGCGCGCGGATCGTTGTACTTGTCGGCGTGGGTAGTTTCCGTTTCCAAAAAATTGTCTCGTCTGCGGGGTGTCGGTTTACGAGGTGGTGGTGCTTCAGATAGGCTTCCGGCGGGGGAA includes the following:
- the typA gene encoding translational GTPase TypA, with translation MTSASLDQTDNALSSASPSDSTKTNPLRRNDIRNVVIIAHVDHGKTTLVDCLLRQSGQYRDTELKGERILDSNDLERERGITILSKNIAIHYRGVKINLIDTPGHADFGGEVERVVKMADGALVLVDAAEGPMPQTRFVLEKALQAGVRPIVVVNKVDRPDGRPHEALDEALELLAELGGEEQLDNASYVYASSKEGYATHDPKTATKDMRPLLDLLVDSLPGPEVENEAPLQMMVTTLDWSEYVGRIAVGRISAGKIEAGQTIDLHQKGGVSKQKVGGLFVFDKLGRAPAESVEAGDIVAIEGLGSIEIGDTISDVDANNPLPRLTVDEPTLEMVFSVNSSPMVGREGKYVTTRQLKARLEKELERNVALRVEMVEGTEAYAVKGRGVLHLAVLIETMRREGFELSVGKPRVIFKEINGKKHEPFETLRVEVPTDAMGPVMELVGNRRGTLEELAQRGEYSLLRFLIPSRGLIGLRTRLLNATRGTAIIHHRFESYRPVEGDVPKRANGVLVSMTSGKTMPHAMFMLQDRSELIVPAGVEVYEGMIVGENARENDMIVNPCREKKLTNVRASGSDDNVILKPSRTLSLEAALEYIEEDELVEVTPENIRLRKILLTESARRRQGRSG
- a CDS encoding Na(+)-translocating NADH-quinone reductase subunit C, encoding MQQRDSVFYTVGVAAVLCVVCSLAVSFAAVQLRPLQEENKKLDRQRNILDAAGLSMGEFGKPASELSRKQVADLYSRVSEKLVDLETGQYNTELDIEQYDPREAIDKDDESVRIENPKYDLGEQRREKVARVYFVRKPGEEKIRQVVLPVYGKGLWSTLYGYLALKSDLQTIQGLTFYEHGETPGLGGEVDNPSWKAQWPGQKLFDENGEPKAEVYKGPAPDGNPYAVDGLSGATITSRGVTNLIRYWASDEGYGPFLEQLEKEIAAQEGETVTPAVEQPEAKKPVVAKPEPKKPEPKKSEPKKPEPKKPEPKKEVVEVEEPKAEEPKADEAEMKDEPKQEEAAAEEAKPKADEKPAAEEKPQAEDKPDAEAKPEAEDKPAAEDKPEVEEKAKAEDAPKAEDKPAAEEKPEVSEETSPEPSDGEPKQGDE
- the nqrF gene encoding NADH:ubiquinone reductase (Na(+)-transporting) subunit F — protein: METVLLGVAMFTVVVIALVLVILAAKSVLVASGPVKITINHQKEIEVPAGGKLLGALADAGVFVSSACGGGGTCAQCKVKVESGGGEILATEKGHINKKEAAEGERLSCQVAVKQDMVVEVPAEAFETKKWECTVRSNNNVATFIKELVLELPVGEEVDFKAGGYIQIECPPHVVNYKDFDIDERFHEDWDKFNVWRYVSKVDEPVVRAYSMANYPGEKGIIMLNVRVASPPPRAPENTPPGKMSSYIFNLKPGDKATISGPYGEFFIKDTEAEMVYIGGGAGMAPLRSHIFELFKRGKTNRKVSYWYGGRSSRELFYVDHFRKIEEEFPNFKFNIALSEPLPSDNWTGYKGFIHQVLLENYLKDHPAPEDIEYYICGPPMMNQAVFKMLDDLGVEPENIAYDDFGG
- a CDS encoding NADH:ubiquinone reductase (Na(+)-transporting) subunit B; the encoded protein is MKALRDALDKVHPLFAKGGALEIAYPVYEALDTFLYTPGEVAKGQTHVRDAIDLKRMMITVVMALVPVTLFGMWNVGYQANTAIEAMAAAGIDHSGDWHYTIHHAIGFENDSSNHADNFVLGAIFFLPIYIVCMFVGGHIEMVFSVLRGHEINEGFLVTGLLFPLTLPPTIPLWQVALGIAFGVIVAKEVFGGTGRNFLNIALTSRAFLYFAYAGEISGDKVWTAVDGFSGATALGQMANANAAPNAEAAAEAGVAISNPAIASLSHIQYGWNEEGAITWMDAFLGTIQGCIGETSTLLCIVGAAILIAAGIGSWRIMLSVVLGVIATSSLLNGVATQTNAMMAVPFYWHLVVGGLAFGLVFMATDPVSASMTQKGKWIYGGLIGFMTVLIRVINPAFPEGIMLAILFGNVFAPLIDYFVVQANVRRRLARYATT
- a CDS encoding phytanoyl-CoA dioxygenase family protein: MNRQANAIAPQVGHAGTEASGGRLKLSIDQQWEYEHHGFVVLENVIDASAIAEMRDVITKMVAQYSLPDESSLDACVRLNQENDQALYNVYRVSHQTAAMNRLREQCRGLVEQVTSKDSGVLIDVDSHIIFCIPNSNRLTWGWHQESTYDVFDGDGVNFCLPIFERATRENGSMSVLRGSHVMGKLPFDKVKEHENGATTLVPKGIQEYEEAFEEVVFEADPGSVVMFNRHLIHRSNQNQTPRPRITAVIRFMQIESLPESFEKPY
- a CDS encoding NADH:ubiquinone reductase (Na(+)-transporting) subunit D, encoding MAAGRVNKVLFGPVLDNNPIALQILGICSALAVTTKMETSVVMAIAVIAVTAFSNTAVSAIRHYIPGSIRIIVQMTVIASLVIVVDQVLKAYLFDISKQLSVFVGLIITNCIVMGRAEGFAMKNSPGISFLDGFGNGLGYGLVLLFVAFFRELFGSGSIFGYEIMQLTRNGGWYNPNNLMLLPPSAFFLIGFLIWIIRAWKPEQIEEA
- a CDS encoding Na(+)-translocating NADH-quinone reductase subunit A; this translates as MTTIKQGLDLPITGAPEQRIAVAKHVRHVALIGDDYVGMKPTMLVGEGDTVRQGQPVFEDKKTPGVLFVAPASGKVVEVNRGAKRKFESLVIEVDGDDRVEYEGVRGSDPLALGRDGVEKHLIASGLWTAFRTRPFGKVPVPGTKPHSIFVQAIDTNPLAADPVVAMANRKEQFSLGLVAIKQLTDGKVFVCKSEGAQIPGASTNGVQIESFAGPHPAGLVGTHIHFLDPVGPTKTVWYINYQDVCAIGSLLQTGTLDTQRVISLGGPLVNQPRLLETRLGADLAELVDGETQTGVQQRVVSGSVLNGRTAAGRFRFLGRYHNQVSVLAEGNEREFLGWQGPGFDKFSVSRVYASAGMPGKKFAMTTTTHGSERAMVPLGTYEQVMPLDILPTQLLRSLIYRDTDEAQQLGALELEEEDLALCTFVCPGKYEYSSLLRESLSTIEREG
- the radC gene encoding RadC family protein, with the translated sequence MSTDRRKRLAQVIKPLTELDEFSAEQAKSVCEPAKPGYVTTTIKTLVREGILQRVVVDDQHRFRWCEPERFQPEKWIDQQIHGLQVRETPEQERPREKLLRNGAASLSNGDLLAILIRVGVPKQSAIAGGNLLGNRFAMQLEKLPRTDREELREISPTINRVSYAQIMAGIELGRRVAAAQASHRQDETKITSTESAIQYCANEFARLASDAVQEEFHIVTLDTKHKPIRTHQITIGTLDASLVHPREVFRPAIRDAASAILLVHNHPSGDPTPSREDIQVTGRLTDAGKLLGIIVLDHIIVASQRCLSIREES
- the nqrE gene encoding NADH:ubiquinone reductase (Na(+)-transporting) subunit E, with product MEHYLSILIKSIFVENLALAFFLGMCTFLAISKNVKTALGLGVAVIVIQAITVPANQLIYSWFLKKGALVWANNFISTSTVDFSTVDLSFLGFISYIGVIAAMVQILEMTLDKFFPPLYNALGIFLPLITVNCAILGASLFMEQRKYDFVESCFFGVGCGVGWALAIAALAGIREKMKYSDVPPPLRGLGITFITVGLMALAFMSFSGIQL